In one Streptomyces venezuelae genomic region, the following are encoded:
- a CDS encoding immunity 49 family protein — translation MNEHHAPDPHLPMLTFPQAERLRGLTAEHLLTRHGIRPRIEGDAVLWGDGRRSPLPNLAHQCRATADEHWPRLIEQHFTTLENGSRGGESARELLEGAVLRLLPDDSFPGETANSFRYARPVAEGLLLALALDTPTSVRILTDHDVARAGLDQLWVAARNNLIRELVEHDEVTGPQGARLWTVYGDSHFVASKALVLPELARATTGSDLPEAGALVVLPSRNLLAFHPIEDGTVVDAVNDLGAYALGAYDDGPGALSPRLYWWHEGRMTSLTAIDHETRSFSVVPPPDLMELMKKLHAESPPAPAAPQTAPVGAPGGEPVGAEADAADLDPAAAAEGIARLAQSEAGVAHTFAATKRLSDVRFASDPDGARLETWEAWVWAMQTGSALFRTTAETGGTVECRITDRTLHLTATGPVPGADARAWLDAFYLAVVCREQDRLTLLCNVPLDDLRRAAPADEYVFHWIRTLRAFWLRQPMDDVVQHLIATMETSHPHVATSTPGDFLNLIDYQPAALMHRLIAGDRAAFAEALTEALAHHERYWSDRADAGTTALYHRIALGPLALACLAYDSDFPVDEASPYLPKHLLKRDWLGEFPT, via the coding sequence GTGAACGAACACCACGCACCAGATCCCCACCTGCCGATGCTGACCTTCCCGCAGGCCGAACGCCTGAGGGGCCTGACAGCCGAGCACCTCCTCACCCGCCACGGGATACGCCCGCGGATCGAGGGCGACGCCGTGCTGTGGGGCGACGGACGCCGCAGTCCGCTCCCGAACCTGGCGCACCAGTGCCGCGCCACGGCCGACGAGCACTGGCCCCGCCTGATCGAACAGCACTTCACGACGCTGGAGAACGGCTCGCGGGGTGGGGAGAGCGCGCGGGAACTGCTCGAAGGGGCCGTCCTGCGGCTCCTGCCCGACGACTCCTTCCCCGGCGAGACGGCGAACAGCTTCCGCTACGCGCGGCCGGTCGCCGAAGGCCTGCTCCTCGCGCTCGCCCTCGACACCCCCACCTCGGTGCGCATCCTCACCGACCACGACGTGGCACGCGCCGGACTGGACCAGCTCTGGGTGGCCGCCCGCAACAACCTGATCCGCGAACTCGTCGAGCACGACGAGGTGACAGGACCGCAGGGCGCGCGGCTGTGGACCGTGTACGGCGACTCCCACTTCGTGGCCAGCAAGGCACTCGTGCTCCCCGAACTGGCCCGCGCGACCACCGGCAGCGACCTGCCGGAGGCCGGCGCGCTCGTCGTCCTGCCCAGCCGCAACCTGCTGGCGTTCCACCCCATCGAGGACGGCACGGTGGTGGACGCGGTCAACGACCTGGGGGCGTACGCGCTCGGCGCCTACGACGACGGGCCCGGCGCACTCTCGCCGCGGCTGTACTGGTGGCACGAGGGACGGATGACCTCGCTCACCGCCATCGACCACGAGACCCGCTCCTTCTCCGTGGTGCCCCCGCCCGATCTGATGGAACTGATGAAGAAGCTCCACGCGGAGAGCCCGCCCGCCCCCGCGGCACCGCAGACCGCCCCCGTCGGCGCACCCGGTGGGGAGCCGGTCGGAGCGGAGGCCGACGCGGCCGACCTCGACCCCGCCGCCGCGGCCGAGGGCATCGCCCGTCTCGCGCAGAGCGAGGCAGGCGTCGCCCACACCTTCGCCGCCACGAAGCGGCTGAGCGACGTCCGCTTCGCCTCCGACCCCGACGGCGCGCGCCTGGAGACCTGGGAGGCGTGGGTGTGGGCGATGCAGACCGGCTCGGCGCTGTTCCGCACGACCGCCGAGACCGGCGGAACGGTCGAGTGCCGCATCACCGATCGCACCCTGCACCTGACCGCCACAGGACCCGTACCGGGCGCGGACGCCCGCGCCTGGCTCGACGCCTTCTACCTCGCCGTCGTCTGCAGGGAACAGGACCGCCTGACGCTGCTCTGCAACGTGCCGCTCGACGACCTGCGCCGGGCCGCCCCCGCCGACGAGTACGTCTTCCACTGGATCCGGACCCTGCGGGCGTTCTGGCTCAGGCAGCCCATGGACGACGTCGTCCAGCACCTCATCGCCACCATGGAGACCTCCCACCCCCACGTCGCGACCAGCACCCCCGGCGACTTCCTCAACCTCATCGACTACCAGCCGGCCGCCCTCATGCACCGCCTGATCGCGGGCGACCGTGCCGCCTTCGCCGAGGCCCTCACCGAAGCGCTCGCGCACCACGAGCGGTACTGGAGCGACAGGGCCGACGCCGGAACCACCGCGCTCTACCACCGCATCGCCCTCGGTCCGCTCGCCCTGGCATGCCTGGCGTACGACTCGGACTTTCCCGTCGACGAGGCGTCGCCGTACCTGCCGAAGCACCTCCTCAAGCGCGACTGGCTCGGCGAGTTCCCCACGTAG
- a CDS encoding amidohydrolase family protein translates to MDCDRHNTVLPLSRRQLFVAAGASGAVAALGTAAPAPARPRTTVPLSFTRVTNGAATLVPGADRLIVEAQATLWSLPRTGGEAVPLTPAGLEPNRPVYAPDGTSVAFCAYQDGGFHIWTMRADGSGLRQRTEGPWDDRGPAWSPDGSRIAFASERGGDPVRGGSYRIHVLDVASGDIVRVTGRPGQDGPLQDGPWEDFDPTWSPDGGRLLFVRGKPVATQTGSTTLEARTIASVPAGGAGPVTVTHTETAKAQVMTPALAPDGERLAYLRTTAAPHGSCTLVVDGRPVALDGDLAPVPPRWTEEGRLLLTVDGRFTLVRPDRSDGPDRPHSVGEPEGSDRALPPGRGPVPGDPEVIPFDATLPVRRPHYRVKEYDLGLGRARPTRGIHLPALSPDGRRIAFAALNSLWLAPTSGGKPPRRLHRAPATGYLLAPAWARDGKSLVYADDRDGLLGVYRHDLATGAETALATGGRVHPVLSPDGERLACLDMTGRLVVRDLASGTERALVTPLGGGGLPGRPSWSPDGRYVALCDRNRINHRFREGYNLIRVVDAHTGADRLYAVAPHASLSDRYDSGPVWSPDGRWLAVIVESALCLLPVRPDGTPRGALRVLSDEPADHPSWAGDSKSLLYLSSGKLRLVGIGTGGDRPRTVRVPLDRRRPAPADVVVHAGRLWDGTGDEVRDDVDIVISAGRITSVRPHRPAGPARPADRRVDASHRTVVPGLWDTHTHPWQTTYGGRQTAGQLTYGITTAVSLGGFAYEQARIREAVYAGELAGPRLLTTGELLDGARVAYSMGRSHRSRAALGRSLRRGAALDWDFVKTYVRAPGWVMEEAARFAHEKLGVRTGGHLLSPGIQLGQDLTSHLQATQRAEFGHAITATGRAWDDVIEIYSGRGAAFSLIATPFTSAPLLGADPALADDPRVTAVMPPWDAAAVKAGAAAPPSEAQLATLRRETDIYRRILSEGGEVALGTDQPIVPVGLALHLGLRALHLGGLTPAEALRTATLRPARVFGLDRELGTVEPGKIADLTVVDGDPFTDFDTMVRTVSVLRAGNLYRTADLTSAFERRRRDEGEADWLKVGRLMRRDGCCAPVG, encoded by the coding sequence ATGGACTGTGACCGGCACAACACGGTGTTGCCCCTGTCCCGACGTCAACTGTTCGTCGCCGCGGGCGCGTCCGGGGCCGTCGCCGCCCTCGGGACCGCCGCCCCGGCGCCGGCCCGGCCCCGCACCACCGTCCCCCTCTCGTTCACCCGCGTGACGAACGGCGCGGCGACGCTCGTACCGGGCGCGGACCGGCTGATCGTCGAGGCGCAGGCCACCCTGTGGTCCCTGCCCCGCACCGGCGGCGAGGCGGTGCCGCTGACGCCGGCGGGGCTGGAGCCGAACCGTCCCGTGTACGCGCCGGACGGGACGTCGGTCGCGTTCTGCGCGTACCAGGACGGCGGATTCCACATCTGGACGATGCGCGCCGACGGGTCGGGGTTGCGGCAGCGCACCGAGGGGCCCTGGGACGACCGGGGCCCGGCCTGGTCGCCCGACGGCTCGCGGATCGCCTTCGCGTCGGAGCGGGGCGGCGATCCGGTGCGCGGCGGCTCGTACCGCATCCATGTCCTGGACGTCGCGAGCGGCGACATCGTCCGCGTGACCGGGCGCCCCGGTCAGGACGGCCCTCTGCAGGACGGCCCGTGGGAGGACTTCGACCCCACGTGGTCGCCGGACGGCGGGCGACTCCTCTTCGTGCGCGGCAAACCGGTCGCGACGCAGACGGGCAGCACCACGCTGGAGGCCCGCACCATCGCGTCCGTCCCGGCCGGGGGAGCGGGCCCCGTCACGGTCACCCACACCGAGACGGCGAAGGCGCAGGTCATGACGCCCGCCCTCGCCCCGGACGGAGAACGCCTCGCGTATCTGCGGACCACGGCCGCGCCCCACGGGTCCTGCACGCTGGTCGTCGACGGCAGGCCCGTCGCACTCGACGGCGACCTGGCTCCCGTGCCGCCGCGCTGGACGGAGGAGGGGAGGCTCCTGCTCACGGTGGACGGCCGGTTCACGCTCGTACGTCCCGACCGTTCCGACGGTCCCGATCGTCCCCACAGCGTCGGCGAGCCGGAGGGCTCTGATCGAGCTCTGCCCCCGGGGCGAGGTCCGGTCCCGGGCGACCCGGAAGTGATCCCCTTCGACGCCACCCTGCCCGTGCGACGCCCGCACTACCGGGTCAAGGAGTACGACCTGGGCCTCGGGCGGGCCCGTCCCACGCGCGGCATCCACCTGCCCGCCCTCTCGCCCGACGGCCGTCGCATCGCCTTCGCCGCGCTCAACTCGCTCTGGCTGGCCCCCACTTCGGGCGGCAAGCCGCCCCGGCGGCTGCACCGCGCCCCGGCCACCGGCTACCTGCTCGCCCCTGCCTGGGCACGGGACGGCAAATCCTTGGTCTACGCCGACGACCGCGACGGACTGCTCGGCGTGTACCGCCACGACCTCGCCACCGGAGCCGAGACCGCACTGGCGACCGGAGGCCGCGTCCACCCCGTCCTCTCGCCCGACGGCGAACGGCTCGCCTGCCTCGACATGACCGGCCGCCTCGTCGTACGCGACCTCGCGTCCGGCACCGAACGCGCGCTGGTCACCCCGCTCGGCGGAGGAGGCCTCCCCGGCCGGCCCAGCTGGTCGCCCGACGGCCGGTACGTGGCGCTCTGCGACCGGAACCGCATCAATCACCGCTTCCGCGAGGGCTACAACCTGATCCGCGTCGTCGACGCGCACACCGGAGCCGACCGCCTGTACGCCGTGGCCCCGCACGCCTCGCTCTCCGACCGGTACGACTCGGGGCCCGTCTGGTCGCCGGACGGCCGCTGGCTCGCCGTGATCGTCGAATCGGCGCTGTGCCTGCTGCCCGTACGGCCCGACGGCACGCCGCGCGGCGCACTCCGGGTCCTCTCCGACGAACCGGCCGACCACCCGTCGTGGGCGGGCGACTCGAAGTCGCTCCTCTATCTGTCGAGCGGGAAACTGCGCCTCGTCGGCATCGGTACGGGAGGGGATCGCCCGCGCACGGTGCGGGTGCCGTTGGACCGGCGCAGGCCAGCGCCCGCGGACGTCGTCGTCCACGCGGGTCGGCTGTGGGACGGCACCGGCGACGAGGTCCGGGACGACGTCGACATCGTGATCAGCGCCGGCCGCATCACCTCCGTACGACCCCACCGCCCCGCAGGCCCGGCCCGCCCCGCGGACCGCCGCGTCGACGCCTCGCACCGCACGGTCGTCCCCGGCCTCTGGGACACGCACACGCACCCCTGGCAGACGACCTACGGCGGACGCCAGACAGCGGGCCAACTGACGTACGGCATCACCACAGCCGTCTCACTCGGCGGCTTCGCCTACGAACAGGCCCGCATCCGCGAGGCGGTGTACGCGGGCGAACTGGCGGGCCCCCGCCTGCTCACGACCGGCGAACTGCTGGACGGCGCGCGCGTCGCGTACAGCATGGGCCGCTCCCACCGGAGCCGGGCGGCACTGGGTCGCTCGCTGCGACGCGGAGCGGCACTCGACTGGGACTTCGTCAAAACCTATGTGCGGGCGCCGGGCTGGGTGATGGAGGAGGCGGCACGCTTCGCGCACGAGAAGCTCGGAGTGCGCACGGGCGGCCACCTCCTCTCGCCAGGCATCCAACTCGGCCAGGACCTCACGTCCCACCTGCAGGCCACCCAGCGCGCGGAGTTCGGGCACGCCATCACGGCCACCGGCCGCGCGTGGGACGACGTCATCGAGATCTACAGCGGCCGGGGCGCGGCCTTCTCCCTCATCGCCACACCGTTCACCTCCGCGCCCCTGCTCGGCGCGGACCCGGCACTCGCGGACGACCCGCGCGTCACCGCGGTGATGCCGCCGTGGGACGCGGCGGCGGTGAAGGCGGGCGCGGCCGCACCGCCGAGCGAGGCCCAGCTGGCGACACTGCGCCGGGAGACCGACATCTACCGCCGCATCCTGTCAGAGGGCGGCGAGGTGGCCCTCGGCACGGACCAGCCCATCGTCCCGGTGGGCCTCGCCCTCCACCTGGGCCTGCGCGCCCTCCACCTGGGAGGCCTGACCCCGGCGGAGGCGCTGCGCACCGCGACCCTGCGGCCGGCCCGGGTGTTCGGCCTCGACCGGGAGCTGGGCACGGTCGAACCGGGAAAGATCGCCGACCTGACCGTGGTGGACGGCGACCCGTTCACCGATTTCGACACGATGGTGCGGACGGTGTCGGTGCTCAGGGCCGGAAACCTCTACAGGACCGCGGACCTGACCTCGGCCTTCGAGCGGCGACGGCGGGACGAGGGGGAGGCGGACTGGCTGAAGGTGGGGCGCCTGATGCGGAGAGACGGGTGCTGCGCGCCGGTGGGCTGA
- a CDS encoding L-threonylcarbamoyladenylate synthase, translating into MAKYFDVHPDNPQRRSISSVVDGIRSGALVAYPTDSCYALGCQLGSRDGMDRIRSIRRLDDRHHFTLMCESFAQMGQFVHLDNDVFRAIKAATPGSYTFILPATKEVPRQMMHPKKKTVGVRIPDHTVTQALLAELGEPLLSSTLLLPDQEEPLTQGWDIKERLDHLVDSVIDSGDCGTEPTTVIDFSDGEAEIVRRGAGDTSRFE; encoded by the coding sequence ATGGCCAAGTACTTCGACGTGCACCCCGACAACCCCCAGCGGCGCAGCATCAGCAGCGTGGTCGACGGGATCCGATCCGGCGCGCTCGTCGCGTATCCGACGGATTCCTGTTACGCGCTGGGGTGTCAGCTCGGGAGCCGTGACGGCATGGACCGCATCCGGTCGATCCGGCGGCTCGACGACCGGCATCATTTCACCCTGATGTGCGAGAGCTTCGCGCAGATGGGGCAGTTCGTCCATCTCGACAACGACGTGTTCCGTGCCATCAAGGCCGCCACGCCCGGCAGTTACACGTTCATTCTGCCCGCCACCAAAGAGGTGCCGCGCCAGATGATGCACCCCAAGAAGAAGACGGTCGGCGTGCGCATCCCCGACCACACGGTCACCCAGGCCCTCCTGGCCGAGCTCGGCGAGCCACTGCTGTCCAGCACGCTGCTGCTGCCCGACCAGGAGGAGCCGCTGACCCAGGGCTGGGACATCAAGGAGCGTCTCGACCACCTCGTGGACTCGGTCATCGACTCCGGCGACTGCGGTACCGAGCCGACCACCGTCATCGACTTCTCCGACGGCGAGGCGGAGATCGTGCGGCGCGGCGCGGGCGACACCTCCCGCTTCGAGTAG
- a CDS encoding alanine--tRNA ligase-related protein translates to MHTDQVVRTFIDYFQERGHHRITGSTLLPPPGDPVLFTTSGMHPLTPYLEGRPHPLGNRLVNVQRCLRTTDLEEVGDPTHLTVFEMLGTWSLGDYEGPQSLRWGYELLTEGLGVDPRSMHATVFGGDDRTGPDTASLQVWEELGVPVELTVEDNWWSNGPTGPCGPDSEIFLWTGSRAGGDDVPPRSTPSQDDRWVEMWNHVTMRYRKLDDGSLVPLPQRNIDTGLGLERLVATLQGKSSVFESDVFEPWRLLVPGLWPLDETSLRLVCDHLRSAVVVIGDGVRPSNTGRGYVLRRLVRRLLTVLWREEHGSRGLGDLPDELLRHTLDHFRQDMDPGDVRVLLLDEEQRFRRLLERGRRILAQPRFRGPLDEERLRYLHDTHGLPRDLVLGLRPE, encoded by the coding sequence ATGCACACCGACCAGGTCGTCCGCACGTTCATCGACTATTTCCAGGAGCGCGGACACCACAGGATCACCGGCTCGACCCTGCTGCCGCCGCCCGGCGACCCCGTCCTGTTCACCACGTCGGGCATGCACCCCCTCACCCCGTATCTGGAGGGGCGCCCGCACCCGCTCGGCAACCGGCTCGTCAACGTGCAGCGCTGTCTGCGCACCACCGACCTCGAAGAAGTCGGCGACCCCACGCATCTCACCGTCTTCGAGATGCTCGGCACCTGGTCGCTCGGCGACTACGAAGGGCCGCAGAGCCTGCGTTGGGGGTACGAGCTCCTGACCGAGGGGTTGGGCGTCGACCCACGGTCGATGCACGCCACCGTCTTCGGCGGCGACGACCGCACCGGCCCCGACACCGCTTCCCTGCAGGTGTGGGAGGAGCTCGGGGTTCCGGTGGAGTTGACCGTGGAGGACAACTGGTGGTCCAACGGGCCGACCGGACCGTGCGGTCCCGACTCGGAGATCTTCCTCTGGACCGGGAGTAGAGCCGGTGGCGATGACGTTCCGCCGCGGTCGACGCCCTCCCAGGACGACCGCTGGGTGGAGATGTGGAACCACGTCACCATGCGTTACCGGAAGCTCGACGACGGCTCCCTCGTACCGCTCCCCCAGCGCAACATCGACACCGGACTCGGTCTGGAGCGGCTGGTCGCCACCCTGCAGGGCAAGTCGTCGGTGTTCGAGAGCGATGTGTTCGAGCCCTGGCGCCTGCTCGTGCCGGGACTGTGGCCGCTGGACGAGACGTCGCTGCGGCTCGTCTGCGACCATCTGCGGTCCGCCGTCGTCGTCATCGGGGACGGAGTGCGGCCGAGCAACACCGGCCGCGGGTATGTGCTGCGCCGGCTGGTGCGGCGCCTGCTCACCGTCCTCTGGCGTGAGGAGCACGGGTCACGCGGTCTCGGGGACCTGCCGGACGAACTGCTGCGGCACACTCTGGACCACTTCCGGCAGGACATGGACCCCGGCGACGTACGCGTGCTGCTGCTCGACGAGGAGCAGCGGTTCCGGCGGCTTCTGGAGCGGGGGCGACGGATCCTGGCCCAGCCCCGGTTCCGCGGGCCGCTGGACGAGGAGCGCTTGCGCTATCTCCACGACACGCACGGCCTGCCGCGCGACCTCGTGCTCGGCCTGCGGCCGGAGTGA
- a CDS encoding HPP family protein has translation MSCAHVPGAPVPVVPLARSGRSRFRARLAGRAPAPPSPGAALHNISAATAVLLVLVAIGSVIHEPVLIPPLAASAAIIHGAPALPLAQPRSVIVGHLLCAAVGYAVVAASGSSPWAAALAAGISLAVMTVARTPHSPACATAVVIVLNTPRPATFVPLLVGSAGLLVLAGWAASYARPRTPRYPAYWW, from the coding sequence GTGTCCTGCGCGCACGTACCGGGTGCCCCTGTACCCGTTGTCCCCCTTGCCCGCTCCGGCCGTTCCCGCTTCCGCGCCCGCCTCGCCGGTCGTGCGCCCGCCCCTCCCTCGCCCGGCGCCGCCCTGCACAACATCAGCGCCGCGACCGCCGTGCTGCTGGTTCTGGTGGCGATAGGTTCCGTCATCCACGAGCCCGTGCTGATACCCCCGCTGGCCGCGTCCGCGGCGATCATCCATGGCGCGCCGGCGCTGCCGCTCGCCCAGCCCCGCAGTGTGATCGTCGGGCATCTGCTGTGCGCCGCCGTGGGCTACGCGGTCGTCGCCGCGTCCGGCAGTTCGCCGTGGGCGGCGGCCCTCGCCGCCGGGATCAGTCTCGCCGTGATGACCGTGGCCCGTACCCCGCACTCCCCCGCGTGCGCGACCGCAGTCGTCATCGTCCTGAACACGCCGCGCCCCGCCACCTTCGTACCCCTGCTCGTGGGATCCGCCGGGCTGCTCGTCCTCGCGGGCTGGGCCGCCTCATACGCCCGCCCCCGGACACCGCGCTACCCCGCCTACTGGTGGTGA
- a CDS encoding HIT family protein yields the protein MDSESSTAWKTDRIGSALRGENPSVLRRLGAGFAVIGDVQFLPGYSVLLVDDPGVQRLSELPRKRRLQFLADMDQLGEAVEQTCRRADPGFRRVNLEILGNTDPFLHAHIWPRYEWEPPDLVGEPVWLYPRERWSDDRFALGSQHDPLRENIGAELDRLRRSAP from the coding sequence ATGGACTCCGAAAGCAGCACGGCCTGGAAGACCGACCGGATCGGGAGCGCGCTCAGAGGTGAGAACCCCTCCGTGCTGCGGAGGCTGGGGGCGGGGTTCGCCGTGATCGGGGACGTGCAGTTCCTGCCGGGGTACTCCGTCCTCCTCGTCGACGATCCCGGAGTGCAACGGCTTTCGGAGTTGCCCCGGAAGCGGCGGCTCCAGTTCCTGGCCGACATGGACCAGCTCGGGGAAGCCGTCGAGCAGACCTGTCGACGGGCGGATCCGGGCTTCCGGCGCGTGAATCTGGAGATCCTCGGCAATACGGATCCCTTTCTGCACGCCCACATATGGCCGCGCTACGAGTGGGAGCCCCCGGACCTCGTCGGCGAGCCGGTGTGGCTCTACCCGCGCGAACGGTGGAGTGACGACCGGTTCGCGCTGGGGTCGCAGCACGATCCGCTGCGGGAGAACATCGGCGCCGAGCTCGACCGCCTGCGCCGATCAGCACCCTGA
- a CDS encoding DUF6207 family protein has protein sequence MNSRDLHLTEPGTARIIIHSGDEHTVTVLAYAIAAHLNATGPSEPYAVSGEGGVAVTLYASTRSTGGPSAAWFGRR, from the coding sequence ATGAACAGCCGTGATCTTCATCTGACGGAGCCGGGCACGGCCCGGATCATCATCCACTCCGGTGACGAGCACACCGTGACCGTGCTCGCCTACGCGATCGCCGCGCACCTGAATGCGACGGGACCCTCCGAGCCGTACGCGGTCTCGGGAGAGGGCGGAGTCGCGGTCACCCTGTACGCCTCCACACGCTCCACCGGCGGACCGTCCGCGGCCTGGTTCGGGCGGAGATGA
- a CDS encoding threonine/serine dehydratase — MIGVEELEAAAARIAGHVVRTPTLPSPGLSALLGVPVTVKLELLQRSGSFKARGAVSKLLTLTDEQRAAGVVAVSGGNHGVAVAEMSAALGVRATVVMPQAAPTRSVAQARAAGADVRLTPTMAEAFALMEQLETEGLTLLHPFADPVVIAGQGTVGLELAQDAGDLTDVLVSIGGGGLIAGVAAALRARRPGVRVWGVETVGADAMSQALTHGGPVQVDVNSRITTLGAPTVSPLTYTMVRDLVDEVLVVPEADAFAGVRELAEHAKVWAEPAAGCLLPAARRVLAKTGDETRLGLVICGGNASVDDVIAYAG; from the coding sequence ATGATCGGTGTCGAGGAGCTGGAGGCCGCAGCGGCCAGGATCGCCGGTCACGTGGTGCGGACTCCCACACTGCCCAGTCCTGGGCTGAGCGCGCTGCTCGGGGTTCCGGTCACCGTCAAGCTCGAACTGCTACAGCGCAGCGGCTCGTTCAAGGCACGAGGTGCCGTCTCGAAGCTGCTGACGCTGACCGACGAACAGCGTGCGGCCGGCGTGGTGGCGGTGTCCGGCGGCAATCACGGCGTCGCCGTGGCGGAGATGTCGGCCGCGCTGGGCGTGCGGGCGACGGTGGTCATGCCGCAGGCCGCGCCCACGCGCTCCGTGGCACAGGCCCGTGCCGCCGGAGCGGATGTGCGGCTGACCCCCACCATGGCCGAGGCGTTCGCCCTCATGGAACAGCTGGAGACCGAGGGCCTCACGCTCCTGCATCCCTTCGCCGACCCGGTGGTGATCGCGGGGCAGGGCACGGTGGGGCTCGAACTCGCGCAGGACGCGGGCGATTTGACGGACGTCCTCGTCTCCATCGGCGGGGGTGGACTGATCGCCGGTGTGGCGGCGGCGCTGCGGGCGCGGCGTCCGGGTGTACGGGTGTGGGGCGTGGAGACTGTCGGCGCCGACGCGATGTCGCAGGCGCTGACCCACGGCGGGCCGGTACAGGTGGACGTGAACTCGCGGATCACCACGCTCGGTGCGCCCACGGTCTCTCCTCTGACCTACACCATGGTGCGCGACCTGGTCGACGAGGTCCTCGTCGTGCCCGAGGCCGATGCCTTCGCCGGTGTCCGGGAGCTGGCCGAACACGCCAAGGTGTGGGCCGAACCCGCGGCCGGCTGCCTCCTGCCGGCCGCCCGCCGCGTCCTCGCCAAGACCGGCGACGAGACGCGACTCGGCCTGGTGATCTGCGGCGGCAACGCTTCGGTGGACGACGTGATTGCGTACGCGGGCTAG
- a CDS encoding DUF6461 domain-containing protein, translating into MTSPEHLDELLEDLGLQVAATFTAVCGGDEDAVIRAFGGDPADARPVRLEDLRELDDDGDYILVSRSGATVVAVESNNFQGSREEVLRPLSRLGRTASAFWNVNAVAQLSLAEDGLLQSVLDMVVPEDPYGARPDAWEPLLKGLTLGVGGTWGSGLAAVERATGARFDQAWVRGPHRCVRITEVPRYVLGQGLVDSPLLEREPFVSYVSDLGPALMGRMRRHALELAVAHADLCAHPLAVSALAMDDTTAAERDRTRHELDAAGTLALSRSHTLLADEPEEFTPEWERPSHLLFRQAIVFGILATCVAEHRPGTKACFPDIMSSLVSAMTGDGERVREFWMVDRLHDAARRAG; encoded by the coding sequence ATGACCTCACCCGAACATCTCGACGAGCTCCTCGAAGACCTGGGGCTGCAGGTGGCAGCCACGTTCACGGCCGTGTGCGGCGGTGATGAGGACGCCGTGATCCGGGCCTTCGGCGGCGACCCCGCCGATGCCCGGCCCGTACGCCTGGAGGACCTGCGCGAGCTGGACGACGACGGGGACTACATCCTCGTCTCCAGGTCGGGAGCGACGGTCGTCGCGGTGGAGAGCAACAACTTCCAGGGGTCCCGCGAGGAGGTCCTGCGCCCGCTCTCCCGCCTGGGCCGCACCGCCAGCGCGTTCTGGAACGTCAACGCGGTGGCCCAGCTCAGCCTGGCCGAGGACGGTCTGCTCCAGTCCGTCCTCGACATGGTCGTCCCCGAGGACCCGTACGGTGCGCGGCCGGACGCATGGGAGCCCTTGCTCAAGGGCCTGACTCTGGGAGTCGGGGGCACCTGGGGATCAGGGCTCGCGGCTGTCGAGCGCGCGACGGGTGCGCGGTTCGACCAGGCATGGGTGCGAGGTCCCCATCGCTGTGTACGGATAACGGAAGTCCCCCGATATGTGCTCGGCCAGGGGCTCGTGGACTCACCGCTGCTGGAGCGGGAGCCTTTCGTCAGCTATGTGTCGGACTTGGGCCCCGCGCTGATGGGACGCATGCGCAGGCACGCACTGGAACTGGCCGTGGCACACGCCGACTTGTGTGCCCACCCGCTGGCTGTGTCCGCTCTCGCGATGGACGACACGACGGCTGCCGAACGTGACCGAACACGGCACGAACTCGACGCCGCGGGCACTCTCGCGCTCTCCCGGTCCCATACGTTGCTGGCCGACGAACCCGAGGAGTTCACTCCGGAGTGGGAGCGGCCCTCCCACCTGCTCTTCCGGCAGGCCATCGTCTTCGGCATCCTCGCGACGTGTGTGGCGGAACACCGGCCCGGCACGAAGGCCTGCTTCCCGGACATCATGAGCTCGTTGGTCTCGGCGATGACGGGGGACGGCGAACGGGTGCGGGAGTTCTGGATGGTCGATCGTCTTCACGACGCGGCTCGACGAGCGGGCTGA
- a CDS encoding GNAT family N-acetyltransferase: protein MAELGAVAWPPAPMRTERLVLRESRAGDRTAFIELFASSEVRTYLGGPRPRDELERAVPEIPGRRPGVFVVELDGAPIGTVMLDRRDAERPGHLGPEGAEAELGYMLLPSAWGRGYAAEACAAALDWFAAVLPGEPVVLCTQTANDRSMRLAAKLGFVEVARFEEFGAEQWFGVRSPVTSAD, encoded by the coding sequence ATGGCTGAACTCGGCGCCGTCGCCTGGCCACCCGCTCCGATGAGGACCGAGCGGCTCGTGCTCCGTGAGTCCCGGGCAGGGGACCGTACGGCGTTCATCGAGCTGTTCGCGTCGTCGGAGGTGCGCACGTATCTCGGTGGTCCTCGTCCGCGCGACGAACTCGAACGCGCCGTGCCGGAGATACCCGGGCGCCGCCCCGGTGTCTTCGTGGTCGAGCTCGACGGGGCGCCGATCGGCACGGTCATGCTCGACCGACGCGACGCGGAGCGTCCTGGGCACCTCGGCCCGGAGGGGGCGGAGGCGGAGCTCGGGTACATGCTCCTGCCGAGCGCGTGGGGACGCGGGTACGCCGCCGAGGCGTGCGCCGCGGCACTCGACTGGTTCGCCGCCGTGCTTCCCGGCGAGCCGGTGGTGCTCTGCACCCAGACAGCGAACGACCGCTCGATGCGCCTCGCGGCGAAGCTGGGGTTCGTGGAGGTGGCACGGTTCGAGGAGTTCGGTGCCGAGCAGTGGTTCGGCGTCCGGTCCCCGGTGACGTCGGCCGATTGA